In the Brevundimonas sp. LM2 genome, CGACGTCGACTCCAGCGTGCTGGCGTTCGAAATCGCGGCTCGCGCCGCCTTCCGCGAACTGAAGGAGAAGGGCGCGCCCAAGCTGCTCGAGCCGATCATGGCGGTCGAGGTCGTGACTCCCGAGGACTACCTCGGTTCGGTCATCGGCGACCTGAACGGCCGCCGCGGCATGATCCAGGGTCAGGACATGCGCGGCAACGCCACCGTCGTGAACGCCTTCGTGCCGCTGGCCAACATGTTCGGCTATGTGAACACGCTCCGCGGCATGTCGCAGGGCCGCGCGGCCTTCACCATGCAATACGACCACTACGAGCCGGTGCCGCAGCACGTCGCCGACGAAGTGATCAAGAAATATTCCGCCTAAACCCCACATCCCGGGCGGACTTTGGTCCGTCCGGACACCCCCTGACACCCTAGGATATGCCCCCTCACCTCAGGGGACGGAGAGAAGAGAATGGCCAAGGAAAAGTTCGAACGTAACAAGCCGCATTGCAACATCGGCACGATCGGTCACGTGGACCACGGCAAGACGACGTTGACGGCGGCGATCACGATGACGCTGGCCAAGGCCGGTGGGGCCAAGGCCATGGCCTATGCCGACATCGACGCCGCGCCGGAAGAAAAGGCCCGCGGCATCACGATCAACACCGCCCACGTGGAATATGAGACGGCCAACCGTCACTATGCCCACGTCGACTGCCCCGGCCACGCCGACTATGTGAAGAACATGATCACCGGCGCCGCCCAGATGGACGGCGCGATCCTGGTCGTGTCGGCCGCCGACGGTCCCATGCCCCAGACCCGCGAGCACATCCTGCTGGCCCGTCAGGTCGGCGTGCCCGCCCTGGTCGTGTTCATGAACAAGGTCGACCTGGTCGACGACAAGGAGCTGCTGGAGCTCGTCGAGATGGAAGTGCGCGAGCTGCTTTCGTCCTACCAGTTCCCGGGCGACGACATTCCGATCACCATGGGTTCGGCCAAGGCCGCGACCGACGGCGTGAACCCGGAAATCGGCGAGAACATGGTTCTGGCCCTGATGGAAACCGTCGACGCCTACATCCCGCAGCCGGAGCGTCCGGTCGACCTGCCGTTCCTGATGCCGGTCGAGGACGTGTTCTCGATCTCGGGCCGCGGCACCGTGGTCACGGGCCGGGTCGAGCGCGGCATCGTCAAGGTCGGTGAGGAAGTCGAGATCGTCGGCATCCGTCCGGTCCAGAAGACGACCTGCACCGGCGTGGAAATGTTCCGCAAACTGCTGGACCAGGGCCAGGCGGGCGACAACGTCGGCGTGCTGCTGCGCGGCACCAAGCGCGAGGACGTCGAGCGCGGCCAAGTGCTGTGCAAGCCGGGCTCCATCACCCCGCACACCAAGTTCCTGGCGGAAGCGTACATCCTGACCAAGGAAGAGGGCGGCCGTCACACCCCGTTCTTCACCAACTACCGCCCGCAGTTCTACTTCCGCACCACGGACGTGACCGGCATCGTGCACCTTAAGGAAGGTGTCGAGATGATCATGCCCGGCGACAACGCCGAGCTGAACGTCGAGCTGATCACCCCGATCGCCATGGAAGAGAAGCTCCGCTTCGCCATCCGTGAAGGCGGCCGCACCGTCGGAGCCGGCGTCGTGGCCAAGATCATCGCCTAAGGCGATGGCGCGCTAACGCGAGGCTCGCGGAGCCTCGCTGCTTGAGCGCGGACTGAGTTGGAAGAGGCCCCCCGGTGCGAACCGGGGGGCCTTTTTCTTTGCGCCGGGGCCGCTAACAATGGCGGGTGGAGGCGCCGCCCATGATCCTGATCGGCCAGTACGACTCCCCCTATGTCCGGCGCGTCGGCATCGCCTTGACGCTGTACGGCTTCGCTTTCGAGCATCGGCCGTGGTCGACGTTCGGCGAGGCGGACCAGATCGCGCGGTTCAATCCGCTCAGCCGCGTTCCGACCCTGGTGCTGGAGGACGGCTCGGTGGTGGTCGAGAGCGCCTATGTGCTGGACTGGCTGGACGAGCGCGTGCGGGACGAGGGCCGAGAGGCCCTGATCC is a window encoding:
- the tuf gene encoding elongation factor Tu gives rise to the protein MAKEKFERNKPHCNIGTIGHVDHGKTTLTAAITMTLAKAGGAKAMAYADIDAAPEEKARGITINTAHVEYETANRHYAHVDCPGHADYVKNMITGAAQMDGAILVVSAADGPMPQTREHILLARQVGVPALVVFMNKVDLVDDKELLELVEMEVRELLSSYQFPGDDIPITMGSAKAATDGVNPEIGENMVLALMETVDAYIPQPERPVDLPFLMPVEDVFSISGRGTVVTGRVERGIVKVGEEVEIVGIRPVQKTTCTGVEMFRKLLDQGQAGDNVGVLLRGTKREDVERGQVLCKPGSITPHTKFLAEAYILTKEEGGRHTPFFTNYRPQFYFRTTDVTGIVHLKEGVEMIMPGDNAELNVELITPIAMEEKLRFAIREGGRTVGAGVVAKIIA